One Primulina tabacum isolate GXHZ01 chromosome 10, ASM2559414v2, whole genome shotgun sequence DNA segment encodes these proteins:
- the LOC142506063 gene encoding uncharacterized protein LOC142506063 → MSREGVEIAPGSGSAPNSAPNSPKNRIKFLCSHGGKILPRPADRHLKYVGGETRVISVPRDIPFQELVKKLTYLIEGEMILKYQVLSEDLDSLVSVRSDEDLRHMMDEAINYEAAGAPKLRAFLFPANPFSLENQMGYVDPHELEQRYIDAINGMIPSTPFSMKQHPTINSVQHGSLVSSACSSPRSPDSCTTETINNEAVIHGNHQSSRTNMHKVHSMPSICSLNSPQQTSYYVHQIPHQYYQNYRQPHYPAHQSPKPPIDFNRSVGPERLMSVRSVGRVEGVNYQVDPVPHNYYSPSRQNVVMNPVVLSPRHGHSGMKAWDNAMGGDT, encoded by the exons ATGTCGAGAGAAGGTGTTGAGATTGCTCCGGGTTCGGGTTCGGCGCCAAATTCAGCCCCCAATTCGCCCAAGAACAGGATCAAGTTCTTGTGCAGTCACGGCGGAAAGATCCTCCCCCGTCCCGCCGACCGCCACCTCAAGTATGTTGGCGGCGAAACCCGTGTCATTTCTGTGCCGCGGGACATTCCTTTCCAAG AACTTGTGAAGAAGCTCACTTATCTAATCGAAGGAGAAATGATCCTGAAGTACCAAGTTTTGTCCGAGGACCTCGATTCCTTGGTCTCGGTGAGATCTGATGAAGATCTACGCCACATGATGGATGAAGCGATCAATTATGAAGCTGCTGGAGCTCCAAAACTTCGAGCATTCTTGTTCCCTGCAAACCCCTTTTCGTTGGAGAACCAAATGGGCTATGTTGATCCCCACGAGCTCGAGCAACGGTATATTGATGCTATCAATGGCATGATCCCCTCTACTCCATTCAGCATGAAACAACACCCAACTATCAATTCCGTTCAACATGGCTCTTTAGTTTCCTCGGCATGCTCTTCCCCAAGGTCACCAGATAGCTGCACCACGGAAACCATAAACAACGAAGCCGTGATTCATGGAAACCATCAAAGTAGCCGTACCAATATGCACAAGGTACACAGTATGCCTAGCATATGTAGCTTAAATTCTCCACAACAAACAAGCTATTATGTTCATCAAATTCCTCACCAATATTATCAGAATTATAGACAGCCACACTATCCTGCCCACCAATCTCCCAAGCCACCTATTGATTTCAACAGAAGTGTTGGGCCCGAAAGGCTTATGTCTGTGAGGTCTGTTGGCCGAGTTGAGGGGGTGAATTACCAAGTTGATCCTGTCCCTCACAATTACTACTCGCCTTCAAGGCAGAATGTCGTTATGAACCCGGTTGTATTGAGTCCGCGACATGGCCACAGTGGGATGAAGGCATGGGATAACGCTATGGGTGGGGATACTTGA
- the LOC142505429 gene encoding uncharacterized protein LOC142505429, producing the protein MGSAVVVEKTEEELRREIDELHRQQREISERLRDPRGIRRGGLSNSGPRNFTAKQRGFVRPAERNEMEDQPAAKKRLSSAVVKLEDGEIADDGSEAAKDVKREDLPVEIENTNASQSGKKPSFWPQQDGNKRPLPSKMDFEIAPAEHVPRVLPKDEDPSLVSRNKRMLGQLLGTLERFRKEDKQLSGTEAYMRRSDSLKRAEQRAREESEKLRQQEREQIAEKRKRDLTLRARIAAKAEEKKLELLFLRWSEHHKKLGNFIRTKTEPPIYYMFAKPLEDRDEALLEQEKEQSFQEWKSSRRSELSQYQKEIAEKYIANVENGLERWQNGRKAWIANNDATNLQETMDKELETHQLEHGPKTRKIPGQSNNEDEDDVEDINVAEDYMMEDVLGVDENVRRVDEVAKAETNNDIVVEENKEE; encoded by the exons ATGGGCAGCGCGGTTGTAGTTGAAAAGACAGAGGAAGAACTCCGCAGAGAGATCGATGAACTCCACCGCCAGCAACGAGAA ATTTCAGAGCGGCTTCGCGATCCTAGGGGGATTCGCCGTGGTGGTTTATCGAACTCCGGTCCTCGCAATTTTACTGCCAAGCAGCGTGGCTTTGTTCGGCcc GCGGAGAGAAATGAAATGGAGGACCAGCCAGCAGCAAAAAAGAGACTTTCTTCTGCTGTTGTGAAG CTTGAGGATGGGGAGATAGCTGATGATGGCTCCGAAGCTGCGAAGGATGTGAAAAGGGAAGATTTACCTGTTGAAATTGAAAATACAAATGCGAGTCAGAGTGGAAAGAAGCCATCTTTTTGGCCGCAACAGGATGGCAATAAGAGGCCCTTGCCCTCTAAAATG GATTTTGAAATCGCTCCGGCAGAGCATGTACCAAGGGTATTGCCTAAAGATGAGGATCCTAGTTTGGTCAGCAGGAATAAGAGGATGCTGGGTCAGCTTCTCGGGACTTTGGAG AGGTTCAGGAAAGAAGACAAGCAACTTTCGGGTACGGAAGCATACATGCGAAGGTCGGACTCTTTGAAAAGG GCTGAACAACGAGCACGTGAAGAAAGTGAAAAACTGAGGCAGCAAGAGCGTGAGCAGATTGCAGAAAAGCGGAAAAGGGACCTG ACTCTCAGAGCGCGTATTGCTGCGAAGGCGGAGGAAAAGAAATTGGAATTGTTGTTTCTTCGATGGAGTGAGCATCACAAAAAACTTGGAAATTTCATAAG GACAAAGACAGAGCCTCCGATCTATTACATGTTTGCCAAGCCTCTGGAGGATCGTGATGAAGCTTTGCTTGAGCAAGAAAAAGAACag AGTTTTCAAGAATGGAAGTCTTCTAGGAGAAGTGAACTATCACAGTATCAGAAGGAGATTGCAGAAAAGTACATTGCGAATGTGGAGAATGGTCTGGAAAGGTGGCAAAATGGAAGAAAAGCTTGGATAGCAAACAATGATGCGACAAACTTACAAGAGACAATGGACAAAGAACTTGAGACCCATCAGCTTGAGCACGGGCCCAAAACTAGAAAGATCCCTGGACAAAGCAACAACGAAGATGAAGATGACGTGGAAGATATAAATGTCGCAGAGGATTATATGATGGAGGACGTGCTTGGTGTTGATGAAAATGTTCGAAGGGTCGACGAAGTAGCGAAAGCAgaaacaaataatgacattgttGTTGAGGAGAACAAAGAAGAGTAG